The following are encoded together in the Malaya genurostris strain Urasoe2022 chromosome 3, Malgen_1.1, whole genome shotgun sequence genome:
- the LOC131438897 gene encoding uncharacterized protein LOC131438897, whose protein sequence is MSFCNGWYSVLIWLTGFCSICLLIYICTFKSYLKGIQGTISQLVFAIPQAVPNSKAVHNTTVFVIDVESNEDWHPEGYLKNPTLNLEAIVRSGHPKPIKTGPLISDSWSTMLIRDTKEECFTI, encoded by the exons ATGTCATTTTGCAACGGTTGGTATTCCGTCCTGATATGGTTGACCGGgttctgttctatctgtttgtTG ATCTACATTTGCACATTTAAGTCCTACCTCAAAGGTATACAGGGAACAATCTCGCAGCTGGTGTTCGCCATTCCACAGGCCGTTCCGAACTCGAAAG CAGTCCACAATACGACTGTTTTTGTGATAGATGTGGAATCCAACGAGGACTGGCATCCAGAGGGTTATTTGAAGAACCCAACTCTGAATCTTGAGGCAATAGTCCGCTCAGGACACCCGAAACCCATCAAAACTGGACCACTCATTTCGGATAGCTGGAGTACTATGTTGATTCGTGATACAAAAGAAGAATGTTTTACCATTTAA